One Chrysiogenia bacterium DNA window includes the following coding sequences:
- a CDS encoding response regulator, whose translation MDQTHRGKIVMIDDDPELLNTAKRLLEGGGFEVDTYDRAFNASNFVARARPDLVLMDVNMPFLSGDQLADIFARDAELDHVPIVFFSSNDEHSLRNLVRERKAAGYIQKSDLLYDFVGKVSRFVNKSRMGLAPQG comes from the coding sequence ATGGATCAAACGCACAGGGGCAAGATCGTGATGATCGACGACGATCCCGAGCTACTCAACACTGCAAAGCGCCTGCTGGAGGGTGGCGGTTTCGAGGTCGACACCTACGACCGCGCGTTTAATGCGTCGAACTTCGTCGCGCGGGCACGGCCCGATCTTGTCCTGATGGACGTGAACATGCCCTTCCTCTCGGGCGACCAGCTCGCCGACATCTTCGCGCGCGATGCGGAGCTCGACCATGTGCCCATCGTGTTCTTCTCTTCGAATGACGAACACTCGCTTCGCAACCTGGTTAGGGAGCGCAAGGCGGCGGGCTATATCCAGAAGAGCGATCTGCTCTATGACTTCGTCGGCAAGGTCAGCCGCTTTGTGAACAAGAGCCGCATGGGGCTGGCACCCCAGGGCTGA